A genomic region of Desulfosarcina ovata subsp. ovata contains the following coding sequences:
- the tnpC gene encoding IS66 family transposase, giving the protein MKSDRPISDADWQATAEPVRQYIVSLEDELRAIKTQNDKLEKNNEKLEKQKRQNSTNSSKPPSSDPPYNKPKREKPKGERKPGGQKGHPGHGQMLLTPNNTQNVMPKCCGCGLHSSDWDNLRPFHTHQHIELPEIEMDITHFVLHQGQCPRCGKIVKAQVPEAFSTGYGPRFCAFIAELSGIKAMSRRNVQQLVHSVFDIKIATGTIQKVIDRASEAIASTYERIGQVARSSECNFIDETSWFEKHNLQWLWVMVNTMVAFFRIDPKRSKQAFLELIADWKGILISDGYGLYCKWVHGRQTCLAHLIRKAKALIESRKLNERRGGKLILAHLNTLIEFSKNKPPPLKWERFYNSLLLILSLFEDDTDDAGRLARQIIREIDALWTFLEHDGVEPTNNRAERSLRFGVLWRKCSLGTQSDKGNRWVERILSVKETCRLRDKATFPFLVECLECYFAGISVDVSWI; this is encoded by the coding sequence ATGAAGTCCGATAGACCCATTTCAGATGCCGATTGGCAAGCTACTGCTGAACCGGTACGCCAGTACATCGTTTCTCTGGAAGATGAGCTGCGGGCGATTAAAACTCAAAACGACAAGCTGGAGAAAAACAACGAGAAGCTTGAAAAGCAAAAACGCCAAAACTCGACCAACTCCAGCAAACCGCCCTCATCCGATCCGCCCTATAACAAACCCAAACGCGAAAAGCCCAAAGGCGAGCGCAAACCGGGCGGACAAAAAGGACACCCGGGGCATGGGCAAATGCTGCTAACGCCCAACAATACTCAAAATGTGATGCCCAAGTGCTGCGGTTGCGGTCTCCATTCATCAGATTGGGATAATCTGCGACCCTTTCATACTCACCAACATATCGAATTGCCTGAAATCGAGATGGACATCACCCATTTTGTTCTGCACCAAGGTCAATGCCCTCGGTGCGGCAAGATTGTCAAAGCACAGGTTCCGGAGGCGTTTAGCACCGGCTACGGCCCGCGGTTTTGTGCGTTTATCGCCGAACTGAGTGGCATCAAGGCCATGAGTCGGAGAAATGTGCAGCAACTGGTCCACTCCGTGTTTGATATCAAAATCGCCACCGGCACGATCCAAAAGGTTATCGACCGCGCTTCCGAGGCCATTGCCTCCACCTATGAGCGTATCGGCCAGGTGGCCCGCAGCAGTGAGTGCAACTTCATCGATGAAACCAGCTGGTTTGAAAAACACAATCTGCAATGGCTCTGGGTAATGGTCAATACGATGGTGGCCTTTTTCCGCATCGATCCGAAAAGATCCAAACAGGCCTTTCTCGAACTGATCGCCGACTGGAAAGGCATCTTGATCAGCGACGGTTATGGCCTTTATTGCAAATGGGTCCATGGCCGGCAAACCTGCCTGGCCCATTTGATCCGAAAGGCCAAGGCGTTAATCGAGAGTAGAAAACTCAACGAAAGGCGAGGCGGCAAGTTAATTTTGGCACATTTGAATACCCTGATCGAATTTTCAAAAAACAAACCGCCACCTTTAAAATGGGAGCGTTTTTATAACTCCTTGTTGCTCATCCTCAGCCTTTTTGAAGACGACACCGATGATGCCGGACGCCTGGCCAGGCAAATAATACGAGAAATTGACGCATTGTGGACCTTTCTCGAACATGATGGCGTCGAACCCACCAACAACCGTGCCGAACGCTCTCTGCGCTTTGGCGTGCTATGGCGCAAATGTAGTCTGGGAACGCAAAGCGACAAAGGCAACCGCTGGGTCGAACGAATCTTGTCTGTAAAAGAAACCTGCCGACTGAGAGATAAAGCCACATTCCCGTTTCTGGTCGAATGCCTGGAATGTTACTTTGCAGGCATCTCTGTTGATGTGAGTTGGATCTAA
- the cas4 gene encoding CRISPR-associated protein Cas4, translating to MDRSELNLTATHLLEYLYCPRFTYFENVLDIPEHQENRFKVQKGRDVHNRIRKTNPDYLRKKIGVVDKQSDVYLSSPSGIRGIVDEILFLDDGTAAPLDYKFAEYKEKLFKTYRMQLVFYGRLIQDNFNVPVNRGFIVYTRSRNKLVEVSLADTDFKELDKTIEGLWNVIGRCRYPQPTRYKRRCPDCCYRNICERNI from the coding sequence ATGGATCGGAGTGAACTCAATCTAACGGCAACACACTTGCTCGAATATTTATACTGTCCGAGATTCACCTATTTCGAAAATGTCCTCGACATTCCCGAGCACCAGGAAAACCGCTTCAAAGTTCAAAAAGGCCGCGATGTGCATAATAGGATCCGAAAGACTAATCCGGATTACCTGCGTAAAAAGATAGGCGTGGTGGATAAACAAAGCGATGTATATCTGTCGAGCCCTTCCGGCATTCGTGGAATTGTGGATGAAATTCTATTTCTGGATGATGGTACCGCCGCACCACTTGATTACAAGTTCGCCGAGTATAAAGAAAAGCTTTTCAAAACCTATCGAATGCAGTTGGTTTTTTATGGTAGATTGATCCAGGATAATTTTAATGTTCCGGTTAACAGGGGCTTTATCGTGTATACCCGCAGTCGTAACAAGTTGGTAGAGGTCTCTCTTGCGGATACCGATTTCAAGGAACTTGACAAAACCATCGAAGGATTGTGGAATGTAATTGGCCGCTGCAGGTATCCCCAACCTACCCGATATAAGCGGCGTTGTCCGGATTGTTGTTACAGAAATATTTGCGAAAGGAATATTTAG
- the cas3 gene encoding CRISPR-associated helicase Cas3' → MSFSEICSHPGIPLEQHLLNVASLCENTFRSTKLNFEFGVDQQEWQMLVWMMGFLHDIGKATPFFQKYLAETDESEKARMKNEKETRHGFISAVIAHFIISGLVDKANTENVLWELMPFFTFMAIKRHHGNPCNAVRMPNNNDNNELDDEYEYIDKQFASIDTDIFDHLMVFPRQIWGIEIQKADFPGKLSAYFKQNIYRNEKSRTKRLRKKLSYFFIFQYLFSLLIQADKKEAIFSDRYTFNKVDINKDIVKEYIQSEFGPPKTEMDIIRSNIFNDADNTISNIDIDAGKILSLNVPTGTGKTFTCLSTALQLRARLEREKNQRARIIYTLPFTSIIDQNYQVFEGILSNPETNVLLKHHHLADIYFKAGDHEFETDESKFLIESWESEIVVTTMFQLFHSILTNRNRMMVKFEKMVNAIVLCDEIQSLPYKYWKLVKHIMFSISKLFNTWFILITATQPKIFDSTEIQELVPSKAKYFSQLDRVDISFEKDPLTLQEFKQVCKEAIQSTDESYLFVMNTVNSALELFESLRETRIKAQYYFLATNIVPIERLKRIDGIRKSKQRKIIVSTQMIEAGVDIDIDNVWRDMGPLESINQVCGRCNRHLGSKKGKVRIFQVLDDANKNKPFETYIYGKNPLSMLQTREVLTGNDTICETDFLRNMSTYYAKIEERMSPQESDKILEFMENLQFLSVYNNFKLIEEEGYERKDIFIELDSNAQKTWATYLSIMQIEDKLERKNKFLAIRKDFYDYVISVPAKYVHEKEFEETNFVFVNEEQMPTCYDKETGWIRTIDDVYTF, encoded by the coding sequence TGAATTCGGCGTTGATCAACAAGAATGGCAGATGCTTGTCTGGATGATGGGCTTTTTGCATGATATCGGCAAGGCAACCCCGTTTTTCCAAAAATATCTGGCGGAAACGGATGAATCCGAAAAAGCCCGCATGAAGAATGAAAAAGAGACCCGCCATGGTTTTATATCGGCAGTCATCGCTCATTTTATCATCAGCGGGCTTGTTGATAAAGCAAACACGGAAAATGTCTTATGGGAATTGATGCCGTTTTTCACATTTATGGCCATCAAGCGCCATCACGGCAATCCTTGTAACGCGGTCAGAATGCCGAACAACAACGATAATAACGAATTAGACGATGAATACGAATATATTGACAAACAATTTGCATCCATAGACACGGATATATTCGATCATCTGATGGTTTTCCCGAGGCAGATATGGGGCATAGAAATACAAAAAGCTGATTTCCCGGGAAAATTATCAGCCTATTTCAAGCAGAACATTTATCGAAATGAAAAATCACGGACAAAACGACTCCGAAAAAAACTATCTTACTTTTTTATTTTTCAATACCTCTTTTCGCTATTGATTCAGGCGGATAAAAAAGAGGCGATTTTCAGCGACCGCTATACATTCAACAAAGTCGATATCAATAAAGACATTGTAAAAGAGTATATCCAAAGCGAATTCGGACCTCCCAAAACAGAGATGGATATAATCCGCAGCAATATTTTTAACGATGCGGACAATACAATTTCAAACATTGATATTGATGCCGGAAAAATTCTATCCTTGAATGTTCCTACTGGTACAGGGAAAACTTTTACCTGCCTTTCAACGGCACTCCAGCTTAGAGCACGCCTTGAAAGAGAGAAAAATCAGCGTGCGCGGATTATCTATACACTACCGTTTACCAGTATTATTGATCAGAATTACCAAGTGTTCGAAGGTATTTTATCCAATCCTGAAACAAACGTATTACTTAAGCATCATCACCTTGCGGATATTTATTTCAAGGCTGGCGATCATGAGTTCGAAACCGACGAATCCAAGTTTCTGATCGAAAGCTGGGAGTCTGAAATTGTGGTCACGACCATGTTTCAACTTTTTCACTCAATTCTGACAAACCGCAATAGAATGATGGTCAAGTTCGAAAAAATGGTCAACGCCATTGTCTTATGCGATGAAATTCAGTCCTTGCCATATAAATACTGGAAACTGGTCAAGCATATCATGTTCAGTATCTCAAAACTGTTCAATACATGGTTTATCCTGATCACGGCAACGCAACCAAAAATATTCGACTCAACTGAAATTCAGGAACTCGTTCCCTCTAAAGCTAAATATTTTTCTCAATTGGACAGGGTGGATATCTCATTTGAAAAAGATCCGTTGACTCTTCAGGAGTTCAAGCAGGTGTGCAAAGAGGCAATTCAATCTACGGATGAATCCTATTTGTTTGTCATGAACACGGTGAATTCAGCCCTGGAATTATTCGAAAGCCTCCGTGAAACCCGTATCAAGGCTCAATATTATTTTTTGGCCACCAATATCGTTCCCATCGAGCGTCTCAAGCGAATTGACGGAATTCGAAAGAGCAAGCAAAGAAAAATTATAGTTTCAACCCAGATGATTGAGGCCGGCGTCGATATCGACATAGACAATGTCTGGCGTGATATGGGGCCGCTGGAATCAATCAACCAGGTTTGTGGTCGGTGCAATCGCCATCTGGGATCTAAAAAAGGAAAGGTAAGAATTTTTCAGGTGCTTGACGATGCCAATAAGAACAAACCATTCGAAACATATATTTATGGGAAAAATCCTCTGTCAATGCTTCAGACGAGAGAGGTACTAACTGGAAACGATACTATTTGCGAAACCGATTTTCTAAGAAACATGAGTACATATTACGCCAAAATCGAGGAGCGCATGAGCCCTCAAGAATCCGACAAAATTCTTGAATTCATGGAAAATTTACAATTTTTAAGTGTCTACAACAACTTCAAACTAATTGAGGAAGAAGGTTACGAACGAAAAGACATATTCATAGAGCTGGATAGCAATGCGCAAAAAACCTGGGCAACATACCTTTCCATAATGCAAATCGAAGATAAACTAGAGCGTAAAAATAAATTTTTGGCTATCCGTAAAGATTTTTATGATTATGTTATATCCGTACCCGCGAAATACGTTCACGAGAAAGAATTTGAAGAAACCAATTTTGTGTTTGTCAACGAAGAACAAATGCCGACCTGTTATGACAAAGAAACCGGATGGATCAGAACAATTGATGATGTTTATACGTTCTAA